In Anser cygnoides isolate HZ-2024a breed goose chromosome 31, Taihu_goose_T2T_genome, whole genome shotgun sequence, the following are encoded in one genomic region:
- the LOC136787882 gene encoding arf-GAP domain and FG repeat-containing protein 2-like, whose amino-acid sequence MPSEPARERPRSGAAPPFTPPAPTGTWDPGGAGGGGGGGGGGWNWGSLQTVSPPPTGGAAVRGGASGAGGGASGPPGGGASASLFGTLRTPPALPQPPHGASTNPFTTPLPSTNPFQSNGLAAVFPFPSIRFCLLHGTPHRLHRPPGHRGLRRPFQADASAFSGFSVGKASTNPFVTVPAPATPFGIKHPATNPFL is encoded by the exons ATGCCTTCGGAGCCGGCTCGGGAGCGCCCGCGTTCGGGGGCTGCGCCCCCTTTCACGCCCCCTGCACCCACAGGTACCTGGGACcccgggggcgctggggggggggggggggggggggggggggggtggaattggGGGTCCCTCCAGACCGTGTCTCCCCCCCCCACAGGGGGTGCTGCAGTGAGGGGCGGAGCTTCCGGAGCAGGGGGCGGAGCTTCTGGACCaccagggggcggggcttctgCCAG cctctTCGGCACCCTGCGGACCCCCCCGGcgcttccccagcccccccatgggG ccTCCACCAACCCCTTCACCACCCCCCTGCCTTCCACCAACCCCTTCCAGAGCAACGGCCTGGCTGCTg tttttcctttcccctccatTAGGTTCTGCCTTCTCCATGGGACCCCCCACCGCCTTCACCGCCCCCCCGGGCACCGGGGGCTTCGCCGCCCCTTCCAGGCAGACG CTTCAGCCTTCAGCGGGTTCAGCGTTGGCAAAGCCTCCACCAATCCCTTTGTG acggtTCCGGCCCCAGCGACCCCGTTCGGCATCAAGCACCCAGCCACCAACCCCTTCCTATAG